One Ciconia boyciana chromosome 9, ASM3463844v1, whole genome shotgun sequence genomic window carries:
- the LOC140657059 gene encoding chemokine-like factor, with protein MAAVEVDSGFARSPRGALKIARALVAFVTFLCFVASRSHGAYTALAVMEVVITALFFLLYLLKLDRRMSWLFWPLADIFNSVIAALFLLIVCLFAIIIKTNNGTLAGGVFGLVLLVLCVVDAVLLFQKISLDGPRGRSTPAK; from the exons ATGGCGGCGGTGGAGGTGGACAGCGGCTTcgcccgctccccgcggggcgCCCTGAAGATCGCCCGCGCG CTGGTGGCGTTCGTAACGTTCCTCTGCTTCGTGGCCTCCCGCTCCCACGGGGCGTACACGGCGCTGGCCGTCATGGAGGTGGTCATCACGGCGCTGTTTTTTCTACTGTACTTGCTAAAGCTCGACCGAAGGATGAGCTGGCTCTTCTGGCCCTTGGCT GATATTTTCAACTCAGTGATCGCAGCGTTGTTCCTCCTCATCGTGTGCCTGTTTGCAATAATAATCAAGACCAACAACGGGACACTGGCTGGAGGA GTGTTTGGTCTTGTATTGCTTGTTCTCTGTGTCGTCGACGCCgttctgcttttccagaagATTAGCCTTGATGGACCAAGAGGAAGGAGTACTCCTGCGAAATAA